A window of Dehalogenimonas sp. WBC-2 genomic DNA:
AATAAAGCTATGAGACAAGCGATTATCCTGGCTGCCGGTGAGGGTTCCCGGCTTCGGCCATTTACTGTTTCCAGGCCCAAAGTGATGCTGGCTTCAGGCGGAAAACCTATTCTGCAATCCGTTATTGAGGTGCTGGCAGCCTGCAATATTAGGGACATAATTATTGTAGCCGGCTATCACCGTGAGCAGATTTATGACGCCTTGGGCAGCGGTGATGAATTCGGAGTCTCTATCAGGTATGTTACTCAGGAGCGGCAATTGGGTACCGCCCATGCCCTTAAACAGGCTGAAGCGTTAGCTGATGAGGAGTTTCTGGTCCTGCCGGGAGATCATCTTATAGAAGTGGAAACCATCCGGGATTTTGTTTCGCAATCGCCGTGGGCTTTATTATTAAAACGGGTGCCTGATAATCAGACAGTACGCTATGGTGTAGTGGCAGCCGAGGATGGGATTGTACAAGCCATCATCGAAAAACCAAAAGAACCGTGTGACGCTCCGGTAAGCACCGGTATATTTGCTCTCCGCCGGGAAATCTTTGATGCCATCGGCACTGAATCAGATATGCCCTCGGTGATAAACCGCATGACCTGTAGTGGGGTCCGATTTAAAGCAGTAGAAACCAGCGGCCTATGGCTGGATGCCGTATACCCGTGGGATCTTCTGATGTTGAATGATCACAGCCTCTTATCTATCCAGCCATCTCTTGAAGGTACCATTGAAAAAGGTGTTACCCTCAAAGGTCCCGTTGCTGTCGGAGTGGGGAGCGTTATCCGTTCAGGCAGTTATATCACCGGCCCCATCCTCATCGGACGAGGTTGCGCCATCGGGCCAGCGGTAGTTGCCGGGGCAGGTGTCAGCATCGGTGATAATGTTACTATCGGACCTTTTAGTGTCATACAAAACAGCATTATTGGAAACGATGTTGCCATTGGGGCAAGAGTATCTCTCCAGGACTCGGTTATCGGTTGCGGCTGTCATATCAGCACTGGCTTTTGTGGATTATCAAGCACTGCCGATGTCCGGGTGGCTGATGAATTTCACCGTATCAATGTGGGAGTGATGATGGGCCAGAATTGTGATATTGGTAGCGGGGTAGTTGCCCAACCGGGGACAATACTGGGCAATGGCAGCCGGGTGAATCCGCTAAAAGTGATTTCAGGCTATATCAACGACGGTAGTCAGGTAGTCTAGCGTGTGCGGCATTGTTGGTTATGCAGGTGCCCGACCAGCCCGTCCGTTGCTGCTTGAAGCGCTTTTAAAACTTGAATACCGGGGTTATGATTCATGCGGTATCGCGGTGGCCGGAGATGATCTGGTAATTTATAAGGACGCGGTGAGAATCACCGAATTTGCTTCCTCCGCCATGCCAGCCGCCGGAACAATTGGTATCGGGCATACCAGGTGGGCCAGTTGCGGCGCTCCTACCCGTGAAAATGCCCATCCCCATGCGGATTGCAGCGGGCTAATAGCCGTGGTTCACAATGGCAATGTCCTTAATTATTCAACGCTCAAACTTCGCCTGGAAAAGCTGGGGCATATTTTCAGATCCGAGACCGACAGTGAGGTCATCAGCCACTTAATCGAGCAGTATTATGATGGTGACCTGGCAGCGGCGGTTGAGCGGTCAATGGAAGATATTGAAGGGTCTTGTGCGCTGGCAGCCATACACCGTGATGAAAAGC
This region includes:
- a CDS encoding glucose-1-phosphate thymidylyltransferase codes for the protein MRQAIILAAGEGSRLRPFTVSRPKVMLASGGKPILQSVIEVLAACNIRDIIIVAGYHREQIYDALGSGDEFGVSIRYVTQERQLGTAHALKQAEALADEEFLVLPGDHLIEVETIRDFVSQSPWALLLKRVPDNQTVRYGVVAAEDGIVQAIIEKPKEPCDAPVSTGIFALRREIFDAIGTESDMPSVINRMTCSGVRFKAVETSGLWLDAVYPWDLLMLNDHSLLSIQPSLEGTIEKGVTLKGPVAVGVGSVIRSGSYITGPILIGRGCAIGPAVVAGAGVSIGDNVTIGPFSVIQNSIIGNDVAIGARVSLQDSVIGCGCHISTGFCGLSSTADVRVADEFHRINVGVMMGQNCDIGSGVVAQPGTILGNGSRVNPLKVISGYINDGSQVV